In uncultured Desulfuromusa sp., a genomic segment contains:
- a CDS encoding M42 family metallopeptidase, producing the protein MKKQDFNFLKELVETPSPSGYEQPAQRVIKRQLEGVANDLKTDVMGNLIARLDGQGGAKIMLAGHCDEIGFMVQYVDDLGFIYFGAIGGIDPHLSPGQRVQIHTAQGDVPGVIGKKAIHLIEPKDRENVIKLKQQFIDIGCSNRSEVEKLIQIGDPVTFAVGVQTLQNNRATSRAFDDKMGAFIVTEVMKKVKISGKIDSDLYTVSTVQEEIGLRGAVTSSYDVNPDVGIVVEVTHATDYPDVEQSAIGRVEIGKGPVLARGANINPKLFKLLVDTAAAEKIPVQIIGLPRAAGNDTNVMQLSRGGVATALLGIPLRYMHTPVETLSLSDLDQAIKLLVAVVKRIKADTSFIPE; encoded by the coding sequence ATGAAAAAACAGGACTTTAATTTTTTAAAAGAACTTGTTGAAACTCCAAGTCCTTCCGGTTACGAACAACCAGCTCAACGAGTCATAAAACGACAACTTGAAGGGGTCGCCAATGATTTGAAAACGGATGTCATGGGAAACCTCATCGCCCGGCTTGATGGTCAGGGCGGAGCAAAAATCATGCTTGCAGGGCACTGTGACGAGATTGGCTTTATGGTCCAGTATGTTGATGATCTTGGTTTTATTTATTTTGGAGCAATTGGTGGGATTGATCCACATCTGTCGCCTGGTCAGCGGGTGCAGATCCACACTGCGCAGGGTGACGTTCCCGGCGTGATCGGAAAAAAAGCGATCCATCTGATAGAGCCTAAAGATCGGGAAAACGTCATTAAGTTAAAGCAACAGTTTATTGATATTGGTTGCTCAAATCGCAGTGAAGTTGAAAAGTTAATCCAGATTGGTGATCCGGTTACTTTTGCTGTTGGAGTCCAAACCCTGCAGAACAATCGGGCAACATCCCGGGCTTTTGATGATAAAATGGGCGCTTTTATCGTCACTGAAGTGATGAAAAAGGTCAAAATTTCCGGGAAAATTGATTCTGATCTTTATACCGTATCAACGGTGCAGGAAGAGATTGGTTTGCGCGGTGCGGTCACCAGTAGTTACGATGTCAATCCTGATGTGGGTATTGTGGTAGAAGTGACGCATGCTACCGATTACCCTGATGTCGAACAGTCTGCAATTGGGAGGGTTGAGATAGGAAAAGGGCCGGTTCTCGCCAGAGGTGCCAACATTAATCCGAAATTGTTCAAATTGCTGGTTGATACCGCAGCTGCCGAAAAAATACCGGTGCAAATTATCGGCCTCCCACGGGCAGCTGGCAATGATACCAATGTTATGCAGTTATCTCGTGGTGGCGTAGCCACTGCACTGTTGGGAATTCCGCTGCGCTATATGCATACGCCTGTAGAGACCCTTTCTCTATCGGACTTGGATCAGGCCATCAAACTACTGGTTGCGGTTGTAAAGCGGATTAAAGCCGATACTTCTTTCATTCCGGAATGA
- the miaB gene encoding tRNA (N6-isopentenyl adenosine(37)-C2)-methylthiotransferase MiaB, producing the protein MKKAFYLETFGCQMNVVDSEQIAALLTGLGYHQVGSAENADLVLLNTCSVRDKAERKVYGHLGRFKPIKDKRPDLIIGVGGCVAQQEGEKMLEKVSYLDLVFGTHNIHRLPELLQEVEQNRQRGCETTFHDRDTRLNLFPERTVQESVTRFVTVMQGCDNFCSYCIVPHVRGREISRSSSDIVAEVKSLVAQGVREVTLLGQNVNSYNLKNDEDVSFPQLLELINGIDGLQRLRFATSHPKDLTAELINCFGSLDKLCKHIHLPFQSGSDRILKLMNRGYTAADYLDKVARLKLVCPEIRLTTDIIVGFPGETETDFQATLDLVEQVRYADAFTFLYSPRIETAAAKMADDQSALQKQQRFDRLLDLQQQISAEIWETDSDQVLPVLVEGESRQGEGQVFGRTTWNRIVNFQGSTDLIGKTVAVKITKVFRNSHVGELAEAE; encoded by the coding sequence ATGAAAAAAGCTTTTTACTTGGAAACATTTGGCTGTCAGATGAATGTTGTTGATTCTGAACAGATTGCAGCTTTGTTAACCGGTCTGGGCTATCATCAAGTCGGTTCTGCCGAAAATGCTGATCTGGTGCTTTTGAATACCTGTTCTGTACGCGATAAGGCCGAACGTAAAGTGTATGGTCATCTTGGTCGGTTTAAACCGATCAAGGATAAACGCCCAGATTTGATTATTGGTGTTGGGGGCTGTGTCGCCCAGCAAGAGGGTGAAAAAATGCTGGAGAAGGTTTCTTACCTTGATCTGGTGTTTGGAACCCACAATATTCATCGCTTGCCTGAGCTGCTGCAGGAAGTTGAACAAAATCGCCAGCGTGGGTGTGAAACGACTTTTCATGACCGTGATACCCGTCTGAATCTTTTCCCGGAACGTACTGTCCAGGAATCCGTAACCCGGTTTGTGACTGTTATGCAAGGGTGTGACAATTTCTGTTCTTATTGTATTGTTCCACATGTCCGCGGACGTGAAATAAGTCGTTCCAGTAGTGATATTGTTGCTGAAGTCAAAAGTTTAGTTGCCCAGGGTGTTCGGGAAGTAACCTTGCTGGGGCAGAATGTCAATTCTTACAATCTGAAAAATGATGAAGATGTTTCTTTTCCCCAGTTACTTGAGTTGATCAATGGTATTGACGGCCTCCAGCGATTACGTTTTGCGACGTCGCACCCCAAGGATTTGACTGCTGAACTGATCAACTGTTTTGGTTCTTTGGATAAATTGTGCAAACATATTCATCTGCCTTTTCAGAGCGGTTCAGACCGGATTCTCAAACTGATGAATCGTGGTTATACAGCGGCTGATTATCTTGATAAGGTTGCACGTTTAAAGCTGGTTTGTCCTGAAATCCGTTTGACCACTGATATTATTGTTGGCTTTCCAGGCGAAACTGAAACCGATTTTCAGGCGACTCTCGATCTGGTAGAACAAGTCAGGTATGCTGATGCTTTCACCTTTCTTTACTCGCCAAGAATCGAAACTGCTGCGGCGAAGATGGCGGATGATCAATCGGCGCTCCAGAAGCAACAACGTTTTGACCGCTTGCTGGATCTGCAACAACAGATCAGCGCGGAAATCTGGGAAACTGATTCTGACCAAGTATTACCTGTTTTAGTTGAAGGAGAAAGCAGGCAGGGGGAAGGGCAGGTGTTTGGCCGGACCACCTGGAACAGGATTGTTAATTTTCAAGGCTCAACAGATCTTATCGGCAAGACTGTTGCGGTCAAAATAACCAAAGTCTTCAGAAATTCCCATGTCGGGGAATTGGCTGAAGCTGAATAG
- a CDS encoding DEAD/DEAH box helicase, whose protein sequence is MSEQTLTFKELQLAPNVFKVIKEIGYETPTPIQSQSIPPLLEGRDLLGQAQTGTGKTAAFSLPLLSRLNPKLKAPQILVLTPTRELALQVAEAMQTYARHLKGFQVLPVYGGQNMGQQLRQLERGVQAVVGTPGRIQDHLRRKTLKLDKLSCVVIDEADEMLKMGFIEEVEQILEHAPEGRQTALFSATMPKEVLTIARKHLQNPLEIRIKSKTSTVDKISQRFWQVKGLHKLDALTRILEAEEIDGMLIFVRTKVATVDLAEKLEARGFSSAALNGDMTQMLREKTVERLKDGSLDIVVATDVAARGLDVKRISHVVNYDIPYDTESYIHRIGRTGRAGREGKAILFVAPREKRMLAAIERATRQPIKAMALPSRKDITDRRINQFKEQISTAMESEDMEFFEDLIDQYQSEYDVGHRKIAATLAYLLQKERPLNPEEQFIEDVPAERSERKERPRRERKTSDEQMQAYRIEVGRKHGVEPGNIVGAISNEGKLNSRDIGRIRLFDQFSLVDLPKNLSQDVLHKLKAVWVCDEQLQISPDSGSYKSSANDFSKRRKFGKGSSGLKKYGSRPQKPTTSRRKREK, encoded by the coding sequence ATGTCTGAACAAACACTTACATTCAAAGAACTACAACTCGCACCGAATGTTTTTAAAGTTATTAAAGAAATAGGCTATGAAACGCCCACACCAATTCAATCCCAAAGCATTCCACCATTGTTGGAAGGACGTGATCTATTGGGTCAGGCACAGACCGGGACAGGAAAAACAGCTGCGTTCTCACTGCCACTGCTCAGCCGTCTTAATCCAAAGTTAAAAGCTCCACAGATCTTGGTACTGACACCAACCAGAGAGTTGGCTCTGCAGGTTGCAGAAGCAATGCAGACCTACGCCCGGCATCTAAAAGGGTTTCAGGTTTTACCTGTTTACGGTGGTCAGAATATGGGGCAACAGTTACGACAATTAGAACGTGGTGTTCAGGCTGTGGTCGGGACTCCGGGAAGAATCCAGGATCATTTACGTCGCAAAACCTTGAAACTCGACAAACTGAGTTGTGTCGTGATTGATGAAGCTGATGAAATGTTAAAAATGGGGTTTATCGAAGAGGTGGAACAAATCCTTGAACATGCTCCGGAAGGCCGTCAAACCGCCTTGTTCTCAGCAACAATGCCAAAGGAAGTTCTGACTATTGCACGCAAGCATCTACAGAACCCGCTGGAAATTCGCATTAAGAGTAAGACGTCCACTGTAGATAAAATTTCACAAAGATTCTGGCAAGTCAAAGGACTCCACAAGCTTGACGCCTTGACCCGTATCCTGGAAGCTGAAGAAATTGATGGTATGCTGATTTTTGTCCGCACCAAAGTGGCCACGGTCGATCTGGCTGAAAAACTGGAAGCACGCGGTTTTTCCAGTGCGGCATTAAACGGCGACATGACCCAGATGTTGCGGGAAAAAACCGTTGAGCGATTAAAAGATGGTTCTCTCGATATTGTCGTTGCAACTGACGTTGCCGCACGAGGTCTGGATGTCAAACGCATCAGTCATGTCGTTAATTACGACATCCCTTATGATACGGAATCCTACATCCACCGTATCGGACGTACTGGTCGTGCAGGCCGCGAAGGCAAAGCGATACTGTTTGTCGCTCCTCGAGAAAAGCGGATGCTTGCTGCAATTGAAAGAGCAACTCGGCAACCGATAAAAGCTATGGCTTTACCTAGTCGTAAAGACATAACCGATCGGCGTATCAATCAGTTCAAAGAACAGATCTCCACAGCAATGGAGTCTGAGGACATGGAGTTTTTTGAAGATTTAATCGATCAGTATCAAAGCGAGTATGATGTCGGCCATCGCAAGATAGCAGCAACTCTCGCTTATTTACTGCAGAAAGAACGCCCTTTAAACCCTGAAGAACAGTTTATCGAAGACGTTCCCGCTGAACGTTCGGAACGAAAAGAGAGACCAAGACGCGAAAGAAAAACTAGCGACGAACAAATGCAAGCCTATCGCATTGAAGTCGGTCGTAAGCATGGTGTAGAGCCTGGGAATATTGTTGGCGCAATCAGCAACGAAGGCAAACTTAACAGCCGAGATATTGGCCGGATTCGCCTATTTGATCAGTTCAGTCTGGTTGATCTCCCAAAAAATCTTTCGCAGGATGTATTGCATAAATTGAAGGCCGTGTGGGTTTGTGACGAACAGCTGCAAATCAGTCCGGACTCAGGTTCATATAAATCCTCTGCGAATGATTTTTCCAAACGGAGGAAGTTTGGTAAAGGAAGTTCCGGCCTCAAGAAATACGGTTCCCGTCCCCAGAAGCCAACGACAAGCCGGCGAAAAAGAGAGAAATAA
- a CDS encoding helix-turn-helix transcriptional regulator: MSYKLNMTSIKIRGINKNSLYYDDYSQFSLLLRHKILRLRKERGLTQEQMEDFDLSIRQFQRIESGETTNLTLSSLFRISKALQIPLSKLLDVEKEVL, encoded by the coding sequence ATGTCATATAAATTAAATATGACTTCTATCAAAATTCGCGGAATCAACAAAAACAGTCTCTACTATGATGACTACAGTCAATTTTCTTTGCTCCTCCGGCATAAAATTCTTCGGCTTAGAAAAGAACGGGGGCTGACTCAGGAACAAATGGAGGATTTTGATCTTTCAATACGCCAATTCCAACGCATCGAATCAGGAGAAACAACAAACCTGACCCTCTCCAGTCTTTTCAGAATATCTAAAGCACTACAGATCCCGCTTTCAAAACTTCTCGATGTTGAAAAAGAGGTTCTTTAG
- the cfa gene encoding cyclopropane fatty acyl phospholipid synthase, giving the protein MTNSRLRKYTENLLQHADVVIDGDRPWDIQVKNKNLYRRVFMQGSLGFGEAYMDGWWDSESLDELISRLVKAQLDDRFKSIALMMTTLKAKLFNRQSAKRAYQVGEKHYDIGNDLYANMLDSKMIYSCGYWKEAQTLDEAQRDKLELTCKKLHLEKGQRVLDIGCGWGGSARYMAENYGVEVVGITISSEQAALAKENCRHLPIEILVKDYREMQGCFDRIVSIGMFEHVGYKNYRTYFKTIEKLLQDDGLFLLHTIGTNSPSEHTDPWIDRYIFPNGMLPSAQQVSSAFEDYFILEDWHNFGPDYDKTLLSWHKNFNNAWPEIKENYDDRFRRMWSYYLLASAGSFRARKNQLWQIVLSKQGLTDGYHFPR; this is encoded by the coding sequence GTGACAAACTCCCGCCTAAGGAAGTATACGGAAAACTTACTCCAGCATGCCGATGTAGTTATTGATGGAGATCGCCCCTGGGACATTCAAGTTAAAAATAAAAATTTATATCGTCGCGTATTTATGCAAGGCAGCTTGGGTTTTGGCGAAGCCTACATGGATGGTTGGTGGGATTCAGAATCATTGGATGAACTTATTTCCCGTCTGGTTAAGGCTCAACTTGACGATCGGTTTAAGTCTATTGCCTTAATGATGACAACCTTGAAAGCAAAACTATTTAACCGCCAATCAGCAAAGCGAGCCTATCAGGTGGGTGAAAAACACTATGATATCGGTAACGATCTTTATGCCAACATGCTTGATTCCAAAATGATTTATAGCTGTGGATACTGGAAAGAAGCTCAGACTCTTGACGAAGCGCAGAGAGATAAACTTGAGTTAACGTGTAAAAAATTACACCTGGAAAAAGGACAGCGGGTCTTGGATATCGGCTGTGGATGGGGTGGAAGTGCTCGCTATATGGCAGAAAACTATGGTGTTGAAGTTGTCGGTATCACAATTTCATCAGAACAAGCCGCTTTGGCGAAGGAAAACTGTCGTCATTTACCTATTGAAATTCTCGTCAAAGATTACCGGGAAATGCAGGGATGCTTTGACCGGATAGTCTCCATCGGCATGTTTGAGCATGTTGGCTATAAAAACTATCGTACTTATTTTAAAACCATAGAAAAACTGCTACAGGATGATGGGTTGTTCCTGCTCCATACCATTGGCACAAATAGCCCTTCTGAGCATACTGATCCCTGGATTGACCGATATATCTTCCCGAATGGGATGCTCCCCTCAGCACAACAGGTCAGTTCAGCCTTTGAAGACTATTTTATTCTCGAAGACTGGCATAATTTCGGGCCCGACTACGATAAGACCCTGCTGTCCTGGCATAAAAATTTTAATAATGCCTGGCCGGAAATAAAAGAAAATTACGATGATCGCTTCCGACGGATGTGGAGTTACTACCTGCTTGCCAGTGCCGGATCATTCAGAGCCAGAAAAAACCAGTTATGGCAGATTGTTTTGTCAAAGCAGGGATTGACAGATGGCTATCATTTTCCCCGCTGA
- a CDS encoding LysR substrate-binding domain-containing protein codes for MNISLRKLEIFAAVASSGSVTKTAEKLRLSQSAISMALADLENRYDEPLFTRQGRKLHLNDRGRLILPLAQKILDQAVVLDQLLLDSTSEPIGQLQIGASTTIGNYLLPLLLAKFSKAYPKASTTMQVANSDVISTLLDNGELDLALIEGPCHLHQLEQHFWKEDQLVVIAGQTHPWTRARSVELHDLMNADWIVREEGSGTREVFEQALETKVANLPSAIELGHTEAIKKAVEAGLGVSCLSRLAVQRELENGWLVEIRTDLKLERPLTLLLRKNENRSLLLKACLQILLPQFDHNRGGE; via the coding sequence ATGAATATCAGCCTCAGAAAACTGGAAATCTTTGCAGCAGTTGCAAGTTCAGGGAGTGTAACTAAAACTGCAGAGAAACTCCGGCTCAGCCAATCAGCCATCAGTATGGCACTTGCTGACCTGGAAAATCGTTATGACGAACCATTATTCACCCGTCAAGGACGAAAACTTCATCTGAACGATAGAGGGCGTTTAATTCTCCCTTTGGCTCAGAAAATACTTGATCAAGCTGTTGTTTTAGACCAACTGCTTCTTGATTCGACATCTGAACCCATAGGGCAATTACAAATTGGGGCAAGTACAACTATCGGGAATTATCTGCTCCCTCTGCTGCTGGCCAAATTTTCAAAGGCTTACCCTAAAGCCAGTACGACAATGCAAGTCGCCAACAGTGATGTTATCAGCACCTTACTGGATAACGGTGAGCTCGACCTGGCTCTCATAGAGGGGCCTTGTCACCTACACCAGCTGGAACAACACTTTTGGAAGGAAGATCAATTAGTTGTCATTGCCGGGCAGACACATCCCTGGACCAGGGCTCGATCTGTTGAGCTTCATGACTTAATGAATGCGGACTGGATTGTTCGAGAGGAAGGATCAGGTACGCGAGAAGTCTTCGAACAGGCATTAGAGACCAAGGTTGCAAACTTGCCTTCGGCTATTGAACTTGGTCATACGGAAGCAATCAAAAAAGCAGTTGAAGCAGGCCTGGGAGTCAGTTGTCTCTCCCGACTTGCAGTACAGAGAGAACTGGAAAACGGTTGGCTTGTCGAAATCAGGACGGACTTAAAATTGGAACGTCCCCTGACATTGTTACTCCGCAAAAATGAAAACCGGAGTCTCCTTCTAAAGGCTTGCCTGCAAATATTGCTGCCTCAATTCGACCATAACAGAGGCGGAGAATGA
- a CDS encoding putative sulfate exporter family transporter, which yields MAKIIFIGLLVLCIAPVVTTPMALAAGIAFSLLFGNPWPKESTMTSQILLKLSVVGLGFGVSIQEVWAVGKDSAGYTIVGIVMTIGVGLVLGRMLHLKGNTAALISCGTAICGGSAIAAMAPVLRSKDDEIAVALATVFSLNAVALILFPFIGELVGLSQHQFGYWAGMAIHDTSSVVGAAASYGAEALRTGTTVKLTRAAWIAPIAMAAGLWLRSEQKTKFPLFIGGFVAAAILHSLAPQLSGLWGVLSAIARQCLVVTLFLVGCGLSRNVLQRIGPRPLLHGVTLWVFVSLLTLMGILQNWIR from the coding sequence ATGGCTAAGATTATTTTTATCGGTTTACTGGTCCTTTGTATTGCTCCGGTGGTGACGACTCCCATGGCTCTGGCTGCTGGAATTGCCTTCAGCCTGTTGTTTGGTAATCCCTGGCCCAAGGAGTCCACAATGACCAGTCAAATTCTGCTGAAGCTCTCGGTTGTGGGGTTAGGGTTTGGAGTCAGTATTCAGGAAGTTTGGGCTGTCGGTAAAGATTCTGCCGGTTATACAATTGTTGGAATTGTGATGACCATAGGAGTGGGCTTGGTTTTGGGGCGGATGCTGCATCTGAAAGGGAATACGGCAGCGCTTATTTCCTGTGGAACTGCAATCTGTGGAGGAAGTGCTATTGCCGCAATGGCACCGGTTCTGCGATCAAAGGATGATGAAATTGCCGTAGCTCTTGCGACCGTATTTTCTTTAAACGCTGTGGCCTTGATCCTTTTCCCCTTTATTGGAGAACTTGTCGGATTAAGCCAGCATCAATTTGGATATTGGGCGGGAATGGCCATTCATGATACCAGCAGCGTTGTTGGTGCTGCCGCAAGTTATGGTGCTGAAGCACTGCGGACAGGAACTACAGTCAAGCTGACCCGAGCTGCATGGATTGCTCCAATCGCGATGGCTGCCGGTTTGTGGTTACGCTCAGAGCAGAAAACAAAATTTCCTTTATTTATTGGTGGGTTTGTTGCTGCAGCCATTTTGCATAGTCTGGCACCACAACTCAGTGGCCTCTGGGGAGTTTTGAGCGCTATTGCCAGACAGTGTCTGGTCGTGACTCTTTTTCTGGTGGGATGCGGTTTAAGCCGCAATGTTCTGCAACGGATTGGTCCTCGACCATTATTGCACGGAGTGACTCTATGGGTTTTTGTCAGTTTACTGACATTAATGGGAATTCTGCAAAATTGGATTAGATAA
- the amrA gene encoding AmmeMemoRadiSam system protein A, whose product MLSKNEATDLLKIARNAIVHQIKNEVYLPDAKKETALNSHSGCFVTITQNGRLRGCIGNFQSQQPLYKEVAAMAVEAASHDPRFPPMSLKDLDNFKLEITILSPLEKIDDTDQIQVGTHGIYMIKGYNRGVLLPQVATEYGWDKEQFLQQTCIKAGLSEKSWQHPETEIFIFSGEIIHE is encoded by the coding sequence ATGCTGTCTAAAAACGAAGCAACTGACTTATTGAAAATTGCTCGAAATGCAATTGTACATCAGATCAAGAATGAAGTTTATCTTCCTGATGCAAAAAAAGAAACGGCACTGAACAGTCATTCAGGCTGTTTTGTGACCATCACCCAGAATGGCCGATTACGTGGTTGTATCGGAAACTTCCAGTCACAACAACCACTATATAAAGAAGTCGCTGCAATGGCCGTGGAAGCGGCAAGTCATGACCCGCGTTTTCCACCAATGAGCCTGAAAGATCTTGATAATTTCAAACTTGAAATAACCATTTTGTCACCTCTTGAAAAAATTGACGACACCGATCAGATTCAAGTCGGCACCCATGGAATCTACATGATAAAGGGCTATAATCGTGGCGTATTGCTGCCGCAAGTGGCCACGGAATATGGCTGGGATAAAGAACAGTTCCTCCAGCAGACCTGTATAAAAGCAGGGCTTTCTGAAAAATCATGGCAGCATCCGGAAACAGAAATATTTATTTTCAGCGGTGAGATCATTCACGAGTAA
- a CDS encoding histidinol phosphate phosphatase domain-containing protein gives MIDLHTHTFFSDGELVPTELIRRASVAGYKAIAITDHADKSNTKWLLDNIVGVVDEIGIANNITVLAGVELTHVPPQSIAEVAQLARDHGAELVVVHGEAIVDPVMPGTNMAAIKARVDVLAHPGLITEEEVQLAAELGVCLEITTRKGNSLTNGHVVKLAAKYGAKLVINNDAHAPSDILPPELVHKIALGAGMSEEQFLMAQKNSAELVARAKGQ, from the coding sequence ATGATCGATTTGCACACACACACCTTTTTCAGTGATGGGGAGCTTGTCCCGACCGAATTAATCCGCCGTGCTTCTGTTGCCGGCTATAAAGCTATAGCGATAACCGACCATGCTGATAAAAGTAATACCAAATGGCTGCTTGATAATATTGTCGGCGTCGTTGATGAAATCGGTATCGCCAATAATATTACCGTTCTTGCCGGAGTCGAATTGACCCACGTCCCTCCGCAATCCATTGCTGAGGTCGCCCAACTTGCACGAGATCATGGTGCGGAGCTGGTTGTTGTCCATGGAGAGGCGATTGTTGATCCGGTCATGCCGGGAACAAATATGGCCGCCATTAAGGCACGGGTCGATGTCCTGGCCCATCCGGGGTTGATTACGGAAGAAGAAGTTCAATTGGCAGCGGAACTGGGGGTCTGCCTGGAAATCACGACCCGGAAAGGGAATTCTCTCACGAATGGGCATGTTGTAAAGTTGGCTGCCAAATATGGTGCAAAGCTGGTCATCAATAATGATGCGCATGCACCATCAGATATTCTTCCCCCTGAGTTGGTGCATAAAATTGCATTGGGTGCCGGAATGTCGGAAGAGCAATTTTTAATGGCACAAAAAAATTCTGCAGAACTGGTTGCCAGAGCCAAGGGGCAATAG